The Coffea arabica cultivar ET-39 chromosome 2c, Coffea Arabica ET-39 HiFi, whole genome shotgun sequence genome includes the window ATGAAAATCTTTTGATTCCTAGAATTTCATAATTTCAGATTCCAACaacacaagaaaaataaatagtgAACCGCCCGGTGTAAGTATAGATCACCAGACAAGTTGAGGCTCCTGTTTTCTGCTACAGTTTTAGTTAGAACACCAGACATTTGGATGATGGATAGCACAAAAAAACAAACGAGGAAAGCTTGATGAGGCGAACAAGACAAGAGCTGAGCTAAGACAGTTGGCAAGCAATCGGCCACCACGTCCAAATCCTAAATGTCATCACCCTGACGCCCCATATGATACGACTCCCCTTCTTCCTGTAACCTACTTTGACTGTAACCCTCCAACCTCCCTTCTCAGTCTTCCCCTCAATTTATCCGTTCCATGTTTTCATCTCTCTTGTCATCATTGTCATCTAAGAcaaaaaccctcattcatttttaaacccaaaaaaaaaaaaaaaaaaaagtgccctGTAGCACCCTCATGAGTCATGCCATATTTCAGTCCAATTAACTTGCAAGTTGGAAGCTATTGCATACTGGTAGTCATTAACACACACAACTGAAGATGACGAGGTCGATGAAACCGAGAAATGAATAAACTTACGTCTTTGACGTCTTGTTCATTCAGCATCCCCTTCTTCAACATGGTCGCTGCAACATAGACTGCAAGGCTGACTTTCTTTGGGAACTTGTAAGTTGCATCCGTGACATTAAGCCCTCCGGCGCTGTGGCCTACCAAAATCACCTGCATTAAGTTAGAAGCCATAAGTACACTTATTAGAAGTCAAACAAATTAAGGCCCTCGGATTCTGCTAATCAATGAGTTCTTGATAATCACTTGCTATATATCTTTATGAAGTAATGTTCCCTTGGCTTGGGAAGGAAAGATGCATGTATTCAAAAAGGGTCAAGTACCTGTTCATCGCCGGGCAAGGCTGCCAAGAAGTCCAGGAGAGGCTGGTTGTAGtcttgaaatgaaaaaatggTATTGGGATCGGTTTGATCCAGGCCAGCACCTTTGAGGTCAATACAGGAGACTTTATACCCGGAATTCTCCATCAAGCATCTGATCTTATACCAGCACCATCCACCATGACTTACCCCATGTACCAGCACAAAGTGTACTGGCTTCCGCTCCTGCTCATGACTTTTCGTTGCCCTATGTTGATCACCtccgttttcttggtctctccttttttcttcttccacccTTTCTCCCATGGGGTACTTCTAGTTCTAGCTAGATTATTATTTTTCCCCTTGTgtcgactctctctctctctctctcaagtctGAACTAATATGTCTCCTCACGTCTCAATTCTTGATGGAATGTTACAACTTATACAGTACTAAATAACAAGTAACCATCTGGTCGTTGGATTATTTTCAGTCTGCGTTGTCCTAATTCGGTTGCCTTGTATGGCTGGTTTCTATTGGCAAGTGTCTTGTAATGCCGTATTGCTGttggtggaggtggaggtggacCAGTTCAAAACCATAGGTTTTATTTATTGACTTCTTAATTCACGAACGATCGCAATTTGCAGGCCCAAAGAATCCCAAAAACGTTACTTCCCAATTTAATTGTCAGGAGatgaaaacaaaacaaagta containing:
- the LOC113725255 gene encoding methylesterase 17, whose protein sequence is MGERVEEEKRRDQENGGDQHRATKSHEQERKPVHFVLVHGVSHGGWCWYKIRCLMENSGYKVSCIDLKGAGLDQTDPNTIFSFQDYNQPLLDFLAALPGDEQVILVGHSAGGLNVTDATYKFPKKVSLAVYVAATMLKKGMLNEQDVKDGVPDFSDIGEFGDVYDVGFASGLDQPPTSVVIKKHLLRRLNYQMCPEEDSTLAAMLVRPGPIRALTSARFKGEEGGEGSESREDAVVPRIYIKTAYDRVVKPAQQEAMIKRWPPSAVYALESDHSPFFSAPFALFGFLVKAVAAL